A section of the Cydia splendana chromosome 1, ilCydSple1.2, whole genome shotgun sequence genome encodes:
- the LOC134806739 gene encoding cyclin-H: protein MFSTSSQRKFWTFNDENELAQLREKHNLEFIAKHGAHVDEYQRYNVFLSPEEERLLLRQYELHLKEFCKRFSPPMPKGVVGTAFHYFKRFYLYNSAMDYHPKEILATCVYLSCKVEEFNVSIGQFVANIKGDRDKASDIILNNELLLMQQLNYHLTIHNPFRPVEGFLIDIKTRCSLANPERLRSGIDEFLEKVFLTDACLLYAPSQIALAAVLHAASKEQENLDSYVTDMLFRDAGPDKLAILIEAVRKIRSMVKMVESPARERVRIIDKKLDRCRNEENNPDSEIYKRRMREALDEDDLVYTGHTRMSLDTSGVTQVLSPSAS from the coding sequence atgttttccaCGAGTTCCCAAAGGAAATTTTGGACGTTCAACGATGAGAACGAGCTTGCACAATTGCGGGAGAAGCACAATTTGGAGTTCATCGCAAAGCACGGGGCCCATGTAGACGAATACCAGCGGTACAACGTGTTCCTGTCCCCAGAAGAAGAAAGACTGCTTCTTAGGCAGTATGAGTTGCACCTGAAAGAGTTCTGCAAAAGATTCAGCCCGCCAATGCCCAAAGGCGTTGTCGGCACTGCATTCCACTACTTCAAACGTTTCTACCTCTACAATTCCGCGATGGACTACCACCCTAAGGAAATCCTGGCCACTTGCGTGTATTTATCGTGCAAAGTTGAAGAATTCAATGTTTCTATCGGACAATTTGTGGCTAATATTAAAGGAGATAGGGATAAAGCATCAGACATTATCTTAAACAATGAACTGTTATTGATGCAGCAGTTAAACTATCATTTAACCATACACAATCCGTTCAGACCAGTGGAAGGGTTCTTGATTGACATTAAAACAAGGTGCAGCCTTGCTAATCCAGAGCGCCTTCGCAGCGGTATTGATGAATTTTTAGAAAAAGTGTTTTTGACTGACGCTTGTTTATTATATGCACCGTCTCAGATAGCATTAGCAGCAGTACTCCACGCAGCCTCTAAGGAGCAAGAAAACTTGGACAGTTACGTTACAGACATGCTTTTCCGAGATGCTGGTCCAGATAAGTTGGCTATCCTGATTGAAGCTGTACGTAAAATAAGGTCTATGGTGAAAATGGTGGAAAGTCCAGCTCGGGAGCGCGTGCGAATCATTGACAAGAAGCTGGACAGGTGTCGGAATGAAGAGAACAATCCGGACAGTGAGATATACAAGAGACGGATGCGGGAGGCGCTGGATGAAGATGATTTGGTGTACACCGGACACACGAGGATGTCCCTAGATACAAGTGGAGTGACACAAGTCCTTTCACCCTCCGCTTCTTAG
- the LOC134806749 gene encoding small ribosomal subunit protein mS26 — MLPHNSLLKRTLPVVVQCAGAHRKPRWLPVAKSKIYRIPKHPELSEEERIELLRINNNYHTQMRAIRRFYHEEMIKEKSTLESASSEMSIKVEAEEWERCIKVNEEWNAKVAAEREERRKQQLAEREEYILSRMQKKDELMRQRIEKASQEIRKQKELSATFITPETLDEAIERALANPIDYNFAIDPQGNQIPGRETPVPTKEKAKAASTS, encoded by the exons ATGCTTCCCCACAATTCTCTTTTAAAACGTACACTTCCTGTAGTGGTTCAATGCGCAGGTGCTCACCGAAAACCCCGCTGGCTTCCTGTCGCAAAAAGCAAAATTTACCGAATCCCAAAGCACCCAGAATTATCAGAGGAGGAACGTATAGAGTTGCTACGAATCAACAACAATTATCACACACAAATGCGGGCTATACGGCGTTTTTATCATGAAGAAATGATTAAAGAGAAGTCCACATTAGAGAGTGCTAGTTCAGAGATGTCTATCAAAGTGGAGGCTGAGGAATGGGAGCGGTGCATCAAGGTGAACGAGGAGTGGAACGCGAAGGTAGCCGCGGAGCGCGAGGAGCGCCGCAAGCAGCAGCTGGCGGAGCGGGAAGAGTACATCCTGTCCCGAATGCAGAAAAAAGACGAGTTGATGAGGCAACGCATTGAAAAGGCGTCGCAGGAGATTAGAAAACAGAAG GAACTAAGTGCCACATTCATCACCCCAGAGACCCTGGACGAGGCCATCGAGAGAGCCCTGGCCAACCCTATTGACTACAACTTTGCCATCGACCCGCAGGGCAACCAGATACCCGGCAGA